From Herbiconiux flava, one genomic window encodes:
- a CDS encoding PDR/VanB family oxidoreductase — MSALTLPEIDAVVASARPVATDVVLLTLRAADGSELPPWQPGAHLDVEVQPGVERQYSLCGDPADRSVYQVAVLREPDGRGGSEHLHAHVREGDRLRVRGPLNHFGLHAVPPGGSYAFVAGGIGITPLLPMMRAADAAGIPFTLAYAGRSLERMPFVDELVAAYGDRVSVYTSELGHRFALSTLSGGTPSAPVAVYCCGPARMLTELEQVALDAGWPPDALHLERFEAREVTEPVRQESFEVELELSGMTLEVPPDRSILDVVEEAGVLVLSSCREGTCGTCETPVVSGEVDHRDSVLTPAEQEDNEVMMICVSRAACPRLVLEL; from the coding sequence ATGAGCGCCCTGACCCTGCCCGAGATCGACGCCGTGGTGGCCTCCGCCCGGCCGGTCGCCACCGACGTCGTGCTGCTGACCCTGCGGGCCGCCGACGGATCGGAGCTGCCGCCGTGGCAGCCCGGCGCCCACCTCGACGTCGAGGTGCAGCCCGGGGTCGAGCGGCAGTACTCCCTCTGCGGCGACCCGGCCGATCGCAGCGTCTACCAGGTCGCGGTGCTGCGCGAGCCCGACGGACGCGGCGGCTCCGAGCACCTGCACGCCCACGTTCGGGAGGGCGACCGCCTCCGCGTCCGGGGTCCGCTGAACCACTTCGGGCTGCACGCGGTGCCGCCGGGCGGCTCGTACGCCTTCGTCGCGGGCGGGATCGGCATCACTCCGCTGCTGCCCATGATGAGGGCGGCCGACGCCGCGGGCATCCCGTTCACACTCGCCTACGCGGGGCGGTCGCTCGAGCGGATGCCCTTCGTCGACGAGCTCGTCGCCGCGTACGGAGACCGCGTGTCGGTCTACACCTCCGAGCTCGGCCACCGCTTCGCGCTGTCGACCCTGAGCGGCGGAACCCCGTCGGCGCCGGTCGCCGTCTACTGCTGCGGCCCGGCCCGGATGCTCACCGAGCTCGAGCAGGTCGCCCTCGACGCCGGCTGGCCGCCCGACGCGCTGCACCTCGAGCGCTTCGAGGCCCGCGAGGTCACCGAGCCGGTGCGCCAGGAGTCGTTCGAGGTCGAGCTCGAGCTGTCGGGCATGACCCTCGAGGTGCCGCCCGACCGCTCGATCCTCGACGTCGTGGAGGAGGCGGGCGTGCTGGTGCTCTCCTCGTGCCGCGAGGGCACCTGCGGCACCTGCGAGACCCCCGTCGTCTCGGGCGAGGTGGATCACCGCGACTCGGTGCTCACCCCGGCCGAGCAGGAGGACAACGAGGTCATGATGATCTGCGTCTCGCGCGCCGCCTGCCCCCGGCTGGTGCTGGAGCTGTGA
- a CDS encoding helix-turn-helix domain-containing protein — protein sequence MSTGSVALDEQTERLGARIRSFRQARGLTLVELARLAELSHPFLSQLERGQARPSMVSLERIARALGSSQIELIAAATDDLVPGGATQRVSLVRSMEGPQGPFGGGEARILVHGDVPFVPMEFRGSNVSVGEFYTHEEDEFLHVVSGRVLVDLAEEGTFELGPGDSIHYAGGTLHRWCSAVVGEYHLFIVKERRAG from the coding sequence ATCTCCACCGGAAGCGTCGCCCTCGACGAGCAGACCGAGCGCCTGGGTGCGCGCATCCGCTCGTTCCGGCAGGCCCGTGGCCTGACGCTGGTGGAGCTCGCGCGCCTCGCCGAGCTCTCGCACCCCTTCCTCTCGCAGCTCGAGCGCGGGCAGGCCCGGCCGTCGATGGTGTCGCTCGAGCGCATCGCGCGGGCACTCGGCTCGAGCCAGATCGAGCTGATCGCGGCCGCGACCGACGACCTCGTGCCGGGCGGTGCCACCCAGCGGGTCTCGCTGGTGCGCTCGATGGAGGGACCGCAGGGTCCGTTCGGGGGCGGCGAGGCGCGCATCCTGGTGCACGGCGACGTGCCGTTCGTGCCGATGGAGTTCCGCGGCTCGAACGTCTCGGTGGGGGAGTTCTACACCCACGAGGAGGACGAGTTCCTGCACGTGGTCAGCGGCCGGGTGCTCGTCGACCTCGCCGAGGAGGGCACCTTCGAGCTCGGCCCTGGCGACTCGATCCACTACGCCGGGGGCACCCTGCACCGCTGGTGCTCGGCGGTCGTGGGCGAGTACCACCTGTTCATCGTGAAAGAGCGGAGGGCCGGATGA